The Panicum virgatum strain AP13 chromosome 3N, P.virgatum_v5, whole genome shotgun sequence genome includes the window GAGGCGGCGGAGCGCGGGCGTGctggagcggcggaggcggaggtttCACATGGTGTGGTggggcgtggtggtggtggtggtgggttgGCGGCGTGGGGAGCGAGAGGGAGATGGCTTGCGCGGCCATTGCAGCCTGCCTGCCTTGCTCCTCGGAAGGGGGAATGGGGAAAAGGAACACGATTAATTTGCTGTGCAGTGCGGATAAGGGGTTAAATAAAATATCTGAGAAAGGCGATGTAATCtcaaatgggccggcccatatGGCTCGGCCTGTCCGGGCCGCTTCTTGCTCGATGTTTCAAAGGCTCGAAGCTGAAGATGCACACAAGTAACACTTAATGATAAATATCTCGGACTGCCGGCGCTTGTGGGTGCAGAGTGCAGACCGAAGTGATAGTTTTAGTCATTTGATAGATAATAAGGTGAATTCTAGAATAGCTGGCTGGGAAGAGAAGTTACTCAGTATAATAGGGAAGAAGATCCTAATTAAATCGATCGCTCAAGCTGTACCAGCATATGCGATGATGgtcttcaaaattctaaaaaaaatattcaagGGAATAAGGAATGTCATCTCGCAATTCTGGTGGGGTGATGACGATGAACACAAATGGATTCACTGGCAAGAATGGTGGAAGATGTGTGTGCCGAAGGGCAAAGGAGGGATGTGGTTCAGAGATTTGCATTCTTTCAACTTGGCCATGCTAGCAAAATAAGCTTGGAGACTACTTAGTGACCCTAATTCGCTCTGTGCTAAAGTTCTTAGGGCTCGTTACTACCCTGATGGCAAGTTGTTAAAGGCAAGGATGAAAAGTGGGAGTTCATACACATGGCAAAGTGTGTTTGCTGGAATCCAGTGCTTCAAGCAAGGTTATATCTGGAGGGTTGGTGATGGGACTCAGATTAATATTTGGGAGGATAATTGGATACCAGGAAGCCACAATTTAAAGATACAAACGACCAGAGGAAATAATATGATAACAACTGTGACGAACTTATCAATCTAGCTACATTAACATGGGATGTATATTTAGTGAAGTCAATCTTTTGGCCGACTGATGTAAGCCGAATTCTGCAAATATCGCTCACATCGGGCAGAGATGATTGTGTAGCATGGCACTACAACAGGAACGGTTTGTTTCTCGGTGCGGCCTGCATACCACTGTCAATGGGAGAGGAAATTTGGTTCCAGAACTCGTAGTGTGCAGGCAAGTGGCGCAAACATATGCTCTGCATGGAAGAGGCTATGGAAACTGAAGATACCAAGCAAGATGAAGATTTTTGGGTGGCGTGCCCTCAAAGGTTTCATCCCATGTAAGGCTATACTCGCTAATCGGCATATAGGTAGCACTGGTGGATGCCCAGTATGCCAAAATGGAGCGGAGGATATAAAACATATAATATTTACTTGTGATCGGGCAAAGGAAGTTTGGAAATCGATTGGCTTATGGGAGACAATTATTCAATTATTCGGTACTAATCGATCTGGGTCTATTGTTCCAGAAGAAGTACTCAGAAGAAATGACCGAGTCCGACATCTTGAGTTAGGACTGATGGAGCTGGTGTTCACAGGAGGTTGGTATCTCTGGTTGGAGAGAAGAAAATCGTTCATGGAGAAAGGACCCAGCGCCCATCAAGGTCGGGTTTATCCATTGCCGCTTTTACAAAGAATTATACACTAGCTGTAGAGAAGGGGACGATAAAGCACCAGGGTTGGCAGAAACCTCCGGAAGGCAAAATTATGCTTAACGTTGATACTTCTTTTGATGAGACTACAGGTTGTGGGAGTAGGGGGCTATAATCAGAGATTCTTCAGGGAGTATGATAGCACTGTCAAATAGCTTCGTCCCCCATTTGGTCGACACTGCTATGGCTGAAGCATTTGCACTAAAAGAGGGATTAATGCTTGCACAATATGTTGATTGCAACCGGCTAATTGTCCAATCGGATTGTATGGAGGTTGTAGAAACAATGAGAAATGGAGGATTTTTGGCTAATTCAACTGCGGCAGTATATGATGATTGTAGTATCATTTGGAGCGGATTTGAAGATATTACCATTGAGCATTGCGATAGAGAATCAAACCAGGCGGCACATGTGTTGGCCAGGCAGGCTATGCAAACTAAAGAAAATTGTATTTGGGACGATGAGCCCCCTAGCTTTATTATTGAGACTATCATGAAGgatgtaagagcatctccaagagctcttgtatcttgggTGAGTTAGCTAAAAAAAAGCAAAGTAAGATAAAAAATTCCTATCCAACAGAAATTCTATCTACCTCGTCTTCTATCATCGTTTTCTATCCAGAGTGTGCCGCTGGGCATCTTTGCCTAACGCTAAATGCTAGCCATTTctttttggattttggagaAGCTGTTGGATTTCATTCCTTTTTCGCTAGCTATTTCGTTTTATATAAGTTATATCAGAATTTTAGCTATCCatagatacaagagctcttggagatgctctaactatTCTCAATCAATAAAGATGCCGACTggtttatcaaaaaaaaacatccGCACCTTTCTTTATTGGAAAAAGTCTAAACCCCTCAACTATTGATGGTGGACTACTTCATCCCTAAATTATAAAATCAGATATTCTACCTATGAAACTTTTTAAAATCGATCAAATAACCCCAAGTGATTTTAGACAGTGGTTTTGCTACAATAGCACGGTtttattttttccatttttatttatttttcttgaatctttaaaaaatcatagtagATAGTAGAACAATCATTTGTTGGACACCGTACACTTGTTTTTTTAACAAAATGAACCCTGAAACGACATTTGTATGAAACGGAGAGAGTATCTAATACAATTTCCTGAGCTCATCTAAAAAAACTGTACTGACACCGTATGCCATATCATGCTTGACAAAGTTCGTCCAGATGAAAATGACTAATAGTATTACACAGGCCTACGAACGAGTTCAACACCACCCAGAAAGTTAAGCagaataattttcaaaaaagaaagttAAGAAAATGACCCAGAACTACAAATGCCAACACGGGGCCCAAACAATTTATTTGGCTCGTTTTTGTTTTATTACCTTTTTATACAGCACGGGGGAAAAAGTTGTTTACGGGTTACGGCCCTGACAGACCGCCGCTAGCGCTAGGCTAGGCTGAGTGTCTGACGCAATGGTTtggcgacgagcggcggcgcggcgcgcgcgtgaCGGTGGTGAGGATCACCGGAGCTCGGCGGGCAGCGCCCTCCTCCTGTCGACCTCCTCCCAGTTGAGCGGCACGCGACCCTCGCGGTCGCGGCTGAGCcgctcctgcgcgccgccgcggagcttctCCAGCCGCAGCGCGTCGCTCTGGTGCATCATGAACACCTTATGCACGTTGAgcaacgccgccgccagccacaGCAGGCTCCCCACCAGGCACAGCCACGCCCAGCTCCGGCCCTGCGCCCAACGCAAACGCACACGGCACGATCAGTCACGCGCGGCCGTCGGCACGGCACCCGCACGCGTGGGCGCGGTCGGATCAGGCGGCTTACCACTAGGACGACCGGCTCGCGGCGCCAGCTGTCGGAGACGCGGCGGCGGTTCACGACGGCGGCGACCAGGAAGAGCAGGCTCCCCAGGAGCAGGGGCACCTGCACGCTCGACTGCAGCAGCTGCGCCCGGCCGTCGGCGCGCTCGTACACCTGGCAcgagttgagcaccgagcccagCAGCCACAGCAGCGCCGCGGCGAGCAGCATGTTCGCCGCGTGCACCTGCCGCCCGAAGCTGTATCCCGCGCCCTCGCCCTGCGTGTTCGGCCAGCG containing:
- the LOC120664475 gene encoding uncharacterized protein LOC120664475, which translates into the protein MVKLATAREARLYGPALAVRRWEYVNAGAYAFAALLLAAGLAALSAGGGASRAGLAVAAVALAAVAAVNAHDLAAHLAGVDWRVGLARYDAQLGLVEFLVPALHAAGCVLAVAGLALLVSQGEGAGYSFGRQVHAANMLLAAALLWLLGSVLNSCQVYERADGRAQLLQSSVQVPLLLGSLLFLVAAVVNRRRVSDSWRREPVVLVGRSWAWLCLVGSLLWLAAALLNVHKVFMMHQSDALRLEKLRGGAQERLSRDREGRVPLNWEEVDRRRALPAELR